Proteins encoded within one genomic window of Parolsenella massiliensis:
- a CDS encoding glycosyltransferase family 2 protein has product MEFNRLGITPIVVFNFIIWAFFTFAYLYQALYILVTWRRGTVKLPPAKKNHRYAFFIAAHNEESVIANLVRSIKEQDYPSELIDVFVVADACTDRTAKEARRAGAIVYERNDLARKGKSWVLDYGFDRILNEYPGKYEAFFVFDADNLLSPGYVTEMNKLFDQGFLVGTSYRNSKNFDSSWVSSAYALWFLREAKFLNNSRMLCGTGCAISGSGWMVSSRIIQGMHGWDFHTLTEDIQFSTFCAANGIRIGYAPAEFYDEQPLTFKASWTQRMRWTKGFYQVFFSYVGDLIHGVRKKRFGAYDMLMTIAPGNILTLVSAFVNTVYLVIGSLSHGFLATQNELSMAVGSLVMTFGSMYVTFFILAIITTISERDHIRVRKGRRWRIVSNLFTFPLFMMTYIPINVAALFMKVEWVPTKHTVSMSMEDMAEE; this is encoded by the coding sequence GTGGAATTCAACCGCCTGGGCATCACGCCCATCGTCGTCTTCAACTTCATCATCTGGGCATTCTTCACGTTTGCCTATCTGTACCAGGCGCTCTACATCCTCGTGACGTGGAGGCGCGGAACGGTCAAGCTGCCGCCCGCCAAGAAGAACCACCGCTACGCCTTCTTCATCGCGGCCCACAACGAGGAGAGCGTCATCGCCAACCTCGTGAGGTCCATCAAAGAGCAGGACTACCCCTCCGAGCTCATCGACGTCTTCGTTGTGGCAGACGCCTGCACGGACCGCACGGCCAAGGAGGCCAGACGCGCCGGCGCCATCGTCTACGAGCGCAACGACCTCGCGCGCAAGGGCAAGAGCTGGGTGCTCGACTACGGCTTCGACCGCATCCTCAATGAGTATCCCGGCAAGTACGAGGCGTTCTTCGTCTTCGATGCCGACAACCTGCTCTCGCCTGGCTACGTCACCGAGATGAACAAGCTGTTCGACCAGGGATTTCTCGTGGGAACGAGCTATCGTAACTCAAAGAACTTCGACTCGAGCTGGGTGAGCTCGGCCTACGCCCTGTGGTTCCTTCGCGAGGCGAAGTTCCTCAACAACTCGCGCATGCTGTGTGGCACGGGCTGCGCCATCTCGGGATCGGGTTGGATGGTCTCCTCCCGCATCATCCAGGGCATGCACGGCTGGGACTTCCACACCCTCACCGAGGACATCCAGTTCTCCACCTTCTGCGCGGCCAACGGCATCCGCATCGGGTATGCGCCGGCGGAGTTCTATGACGAGCAGCCTCTCACCTTCAAGGCGTCCTGGACGCAGCGCATGCGCTGGACCAAGGGCTTCTACCAGGTGTTCTTCTCCTATGTGGGAGACCTCATCCATGGCGTGCGCAAGAAGCGCTTCGGCGCTTACGACATGCTCATGACGATCGCGCCCGGCAACATCCTCACGCTCGTGTCGGCGTTCGTGAACACGGTCTACCTCGTGATCGGCTCGTTGTCGCATGGTTTTCTCGCCACGCAAAACGAGCTGTCCATGGCCGTGGGCTCGCTCGTCATGACGTTCGGCTCCATGTACGTGACGTTCTTCATCCTCGCCATCATCACGACGATCTCGGAGCGAGACCACATCCGAGTTCGCAAGGGCAGGCGCTGGCGCATCGTCTCGAACCTGTTCACGTTCCCGCTGTTCATGATGACCTACATCCCCATCAACGTGGCGGCCCTGTTCATGAAGGTCGAGTGGGTGCCCACCAAGCACACCGTGTCCATGTCGATGGAGGACATGGCCGAGGAGTAG
- a CDS encoding IMP dehydrogenase, whose product MATFFEGESHTFSEYLLVPGYSSSENIPANVSLKTPLCRFKKGEQPRVTLNIPMVSSIMQAVSGERMGVALATEGGMSFIYGSQTPESEAAMVKWVKDYKAGVVESDSTLTPDMTMEQVMDLKERTGHSTMPVTDDGTPHGKLLGIVTSRDYRPSRDDHQAKVATFMTPREELVTGTKETTLKVANDIIWDNKLNALPIVDESDHLVGIVFRKDYDSHKSNPDELLDANKRYMVGAGINTRDYAKRVPLLLEAGADALCIDSSEGFSEWQKLTIDWIRENYGNDVIVGAGNVVDADGFRYLADCGADFVKVGIGGGSICITRETKGIGRGQATALIDVCRARDEYFEETGVYVPVCSDGGIVYDYHMTLALAMGADFMMLGRYFARFDESPTNRVNVNGQYMKEYWGEGSARARNWQRYDLGGAAKLSFEEGVDSYVPYAGSLKDGVGMTVYKIKSTMCNCGANSIPELQKKARLTLVSSTSIVEGGAHDVVLKDHNQSVSYH is encoded by the coding sequence ATGGCAACGTTCTTCGAGGGCGAGTCGCACACCTTCTCTGAGTACCTCCTGGTCCCCGGTTACTCCTCGTCGGAGAACATCCCGGCCAACGTGTCGCTCAAGACCCCGCTGTGCCGCTTCAAGAAGGGCGAGCAGCCGCGCGTCACGCTCAACATCCCCATGGTGTCCTCCATCATGCAGGCCGTCTCGGGCGAGCGCATGGGCGTGGCCCTTGCCACCGAGGGCGGCATGAGCTTCATCTACGGCTCCCAGACCCCCGAGTCTGAGGCCGCGATGGTCAAGTGGGTCAAGGACTACAAGGCCGGCGTCGTCGAGTCCGACTCCACGCTCACGCCCGACATGACCATGGAGCAGGTCATGGACCTCAAGGAGCGCACGGGCCACTCTACGATGCCCGTCACCGACGACGGCACGCCCCACGGCAAGCTGCTCGGCATCGTCACGAGCCGCGACTACCGCCCCTCCCGCGATGACCACCAGGCCAAGGTCGCCACGTTCATGACCCCGCGCGAGGAGCTCGTCACGGGCACCAAGGAGACCACGCTCAAGGTCGCCAACGACATCATCTGGGACAACAAGCTCAACGCCCTTCCCATCGTGGATGAGAGCGACCACCTCGTGGGCATCGTGTTCCGCAAGGACTACGACTCCCACAAGTCCAACCCCGACGAGCTGCTCGACGCCAACAAGCGCTACATGGTGGGCGCCGGCATCAACACGCGCGACTACGCCAAGCGCGTGCCGCTGCTTCTCGAGGCGGGCGCCGACGCCCTGTGCATCGACTCCTCCGAGGGCTTCTCCGAGTGGCAGAAGCTCACGATCGACTGGATTCGCGAGAACTACGGCAACGACGTCATCGTGGGCGCCGGCAACGTCGTGGACGCCGATGGCTTCCGCTACCTCGCCGACTGCGGCGCCGACTTCGTGAAGGTCGGCATCGGTGGCGGCTCCATCTGCATCACCCGCGAGACGAAGGGCATCGGCCGTGGCCAGGCCACCGCGCTCATCGACGTGTGCCGCGCCCGCGACGAGTACTTCGAGGAGACCGGCGTCTACGTGCCCGTGTGCTCCGACGGCGGCATCGTCTACGACTACCACATGACGCTCGCGCTTGCCATGGGCGCCGACTTCATGATGCTCGGCCGCTACTTCGCCCGCTTCGACGAGAGCCCCACGAACCGCGTGAACGTGAACGGCCAGTACATGAAGGAGTACTGGGGCGAGGGCTCTGCCCGTGCCCGCAACTGGCAGCGCTACGACCTTGGTGGCGCCGCGAAGCTCTCCTTCGAGGAGGGCGTCGACTCCTACGTCCCCTACGCCGGCTCGCTCAAGGACGGCGTGGGCATGACGGTCTACAAGATCAAGTCCACGATGTGCAACTGCGGCGCCAACTCGATCCCCGAGCTACAGAAGAAGGCCCGACTAACCCTCGTGAGCTCCACCTCCATCGTCGAGGGTGGCGCCCACGACGTCGTGCTAAAGGACCACAACCAGTCCGTGAGCTATCACTAG
- the nusA gene encoding transcription termination factor NusA — MASAMMEALMALCQEKHIDELYLLDRLEQSLAASYANLMHLDWGAKVTIDRMTGKIYVYKLIPKDDSMDEEGNYTEFEEIDVTPKDTSRIAAQHAKAEINAIVRNAAREQIYEEFSQRIGDIITGTVLQSTPDFTIVKIREGVEAELPHFDRKRHPEERNERPNGERYTHNMRIKAVIIDVRDPNAQISQPVRGEHSRPSIVISRTHPELIRRLFELEVPEIYDGVVEIRSIAREAGARSKVAVASLDDRLDPVGACVGPKGSRVRTVVSELRGERVDVVLWSDDPAQCVANALSPAKVTRVLVDEETNYATVIVPDDQLSLAIGKEGQNARLAARLTGMHIDIKNESLAAGVLSQMPAPAEEAEDLVGEEGTHRCEFVSPSGVQCRNMARPGSRYCGVHEKMALVDSAEVSDDPDSLI, encoded by the coding sequence ATGGCATCTGCGATGATGGAAGCGCTCATGGCGCTGTGCCAGGAGAAGCACATCGACGAGCTCTACCTGCTCGACCGCCTCGAGCAGTCTCTTGCCGCGAGCTACGCGAACCTCATGCACCTCGACTGGGGCGCCAAGGTCACGATCGACCGCATGACGGGCAAGATCTACGTGTACAAGCTCATCCCCAAGGACGACTCCATGGACGAGGAGGGCAACTACACCGAGTTCGAGGAGATCGACGTCACGCCCAAGGACACGAGCCGCATCGCCGCCCAGCACGCCAAGGCAGAGATCAACGCCATCGTGCGCAACGCCGCCCGCGAGCAGATCTACGAGGAGTTCTCGCAGCGCATCGGCGACATCATCACCGGCACCGTGCTCCAGTCCACCCCTGACTTCACGATCGTGAAGATTCGCGAGGGCGTCGAGGCCGAGCTTCCCCACTTCGACCGCAAGCGTCACCCCGAGGAGCGCAACGAGCGCCCCAATGGCGAGCGCTACACGCACAACATGCGCATCAAGGCCGTCATCATCGACGTCCGCGACCCCAACGCGCAGATCTCCCAGCCCGTCCGCGGCGAGCACTCCCGTCCCTCCATCGTCATCTCCCGTACGCACCCCGAGCTCATCCGTCGCCTCTTCGAGCTCGAGGTCCCCGAGATCTACGACGGCGTCGTCGAGATCCGCTCCATCGCACGCGAGGCTGGCGCCCGCTCCAAGGTCGCCGTCGCCTCCCTCGATGACCGCCTCGACCCGGTGGGCGCCTGCGTTGGCCCCAAGGGCAGTCGCGTGCGCACCGTCGTGAGCGAGCTCCGCGGCGAGCGCGTCGACGTCGTGCTGTGGAGCGACGACCCCGCCCAGTGCGTGGCCAACGCCCTGTCGCCCGCCAAGGTGACGCGCGTCCTCGTCGACGAGGAGACCAACTACGCCACGGTCATCGTCCCCGACGACCAGCTTTCCCTGGCCATTGGCAAGGAGGGCCAGAACGCCCGTCTCGCCGCCCGCCTCACCGGCATGCACATCGACATCAAGAACGAGTCGCTTGCCGCCGGCGTCCTTTCCCAGATGCCCGCCCCTGCCGAGGAGGCCGAGGACCTCGTGGGCGAGGAGGGCACGCACCGCTGCGAGTTCGTGAGCCCCTCCGGCGTCCAGTGCCGCAACATGGCCCGTCCGGGCTCGCGCTACTGCGGCGTGCACGAGAAGATGGCCCTCGTCGACTCCGCCGAGGTCTCCGACGACCCCGACTCCCTGATCTAG
- a CDS encoding PASTA domain-containing protein, producing MKCPHCGADLGQGLLPARCPACGQGLGAKAPRTNLHAARESADRAAASRASVEGLSGRGRGRRDRSQTTKRVARILLAFVLVAVFCVNVAFVAYRAEIIGGRTVPNVVGWSAQSAQSRLEECGFSVGVNEVSSSEQDPGKVVSEAPTAGARIDPGSTVSIDVAVASQ from the coding sequence ATGAAGTGTCCGCACTGCGGAGCCGACCTGGGCCAGGGGCTGCTTCCGGCCCGTTGCCCTGCGTGCGGCCAGGGCCTTGGGGCCAAGGCCCCTCGCACGAACCTCCATGCCGCCCGCGAGTCTGCCGACCGCGCCGCGGCCTCGCGGGCAAGCGTCGAGGGTCTGTCCGGCAGGGGCCGCGGGCGTCGCGACCGCTCGCAGACCACCAAGCGCGTCGCGCGCATCCTGCTCGCGTTCGTGCTCGTCGCCGTCTTCTGCGTCAACGTGGCCTTCGTGGCCTACCGCGCGGAGATCATCGGGGGACGCACGGTGCCCAACGTCGTGGGCTGGAGCGCCCAGAGCGCGCAGTCTCGCCTCGAGGAGTGCGGCTTCTCCGTTGGCGTGAACGAGGTCTCCTCGTCCGAGCAAGACCCGGGCAAGGTCGTGAGCGAGGCCCCTACCGCGGGCGCGCGCATCGACCCCGGCTCCACGGTCTCGATCGACGTCGCGGTGGCCTCGCAGTGA
- the rimP gene encoding ribosome maturation factor RimP produces MAQDKAAAILEALEVAGAAHEVDVVDVEVVGATKAPTVRVRLDWADESRGTISLDEVAAQTQWVSDVIDVVDPFPGSFTLEVSSPGLDRPLRRERDFERFAGEQVALTTTATEGRKRFSGTLVGMQEGSVVLDTDEGQVSIPLDQVRRCTIKPSFAKGEKKTFSKAPKGGKAK; encoded by the coding sequence ATGGCCCAGGACAAGGCAGCGGCCATTCTCGAGGCCCTTGAGGTGGCCGGCGCCGCCCACGAGGTCGACGTCGTCGATGTCGAGGTCGTTGGTGCCACGAAGGCGCCCACCGTTCGAGTCCGCCTCGACTGGGCAGACGAGAGCCGTGGCACCATCTCGCTCGACGAGGTCGCGGCCCAGACGCAGTGGGTGTCCGACGTCATCGACGTGGTGGACCCGTTCCCCGGCTCGTTCACGCTCGAGGTGAGCTCGCCGGGGCTCGACCGCCCGCTTCGCCGCGAGCGTGACTTCGAGCGCTTCGCCGGCGAGCAGGTCGCCCTCACCACGACGGCCACCGAGGGACGCAAGCGCTTCTCGGGCACGCTCGTGGGCATGCAGGAGGGCTCCGTCGTCCTCGACACGGACGAGGGCCAGGTGAGCATCCCGCTTGACCAGGTGCGTCGCTGCACCATCAAGCCCTCGTTCGCCAAGGGCGAGAAGAAGACCTTCTCCAAGGCCCCGAAGGGTGGCAAGGCCAAGTAG
- the leuS gene encoding leucine--tRNA ligase has translation MSDVTNTNASQEGRFPAYDAAAIESKWQRVWDEKGTYKTDEDPNKPKKYVLEMFPYPSGDLHMGHARNYTIGDAMARQARMRGYDVLHPIGFDAFGLPAENAAIKHNTQAAAWTYQNMDNALTTMRRMGFSYDYDRLVRTCDPEYYKWGQWMFLKMWEKGLAYRATSPVNWCPSCNTVLANEQVVEGRCWRCGSVPEKRELSQWYLKITDYAQELLDDLDKLTGWPENVKAQQRNWIGRSEGAEIDFTLADTDGVTPTDRKITVFTTRADTLFGVSFFLLPPESPLAAELVAGTEHEAAFKELKEATEKVSSVDRQGSAREKHGVFTGRYVINPINGRPAPIWIADYVLMDYGTGAVMGVPCGDQRDFDFAKKYGLEIAPIICEKDDPLYDELKDERELKVTSVDWGHAMVAEGYLVQSGEFTGLKGGKHSEAVDAIIGWLSERGLGRKKVQFRLRDWLISRQRYWGNPIPMIHCDCCGDVPVPYDQLPVTLPDNLDLGAGETLAEYAPFYETTCPKCGKPARRITDTMDTFTCSSWYYLRYCDPHNDKLPFSKQAVDRWMPVDNYIGGIEHAILHLLYSRFWTKVLRDLGMIDADEPFTNLLCQGMVKDEHGDTMSKSKGNVVPPSSVIEPYGADTMRLVILFIAPPEKDFDWDEKAVAGANRFIKRAWSIVWQLALGAKPGDLDAQKLDGQAGELFRTLNGLGARCTADYDRGQFNTAISAVMEIVNAASKYLNETPEDARVPELDFRVAHDVVAILAPICPHWAEELYHEALHLEGSVYNEPWPEFDPELAKADTVEIAVQLMGKVRGHATIAADASREDAEKAALAAIAEQLEGKTVRKVIVVPGKLVNVVAN, from the coding sequence ATGAGCGACGTCACCAATACGAACGCCTCGCAGGAGGGCCGCTTCCCGGCCTACGACGCTGCCGCCATCGAGAGCAAGTGGCAGCGCGTCTGGGACGAGAAGGGCACCTACAAGACCGACGAGGACCCCAACAAGCCCAAGAAGTACGTCCTCGAGATGTTCCCGTACCCCTCGGGTGACCTCCACATGGGCCACGCCCGCAACTACACCATCGGCGACGCCATGGCGCGCCAGGCTCGCATGCGCGGCTATGACGTGTTGCATCCCATCGGCTTCGACGCGTTCGGCCTCCCGGCAGAGAACGCCGCCATCAAGCACAATACGCAGGCGGCGGCCTGGACCTACCAGAACATGGACAACGCCCTCACCACGATGAGGCGCATGGGCTTCTCGTATGACTACGACCGCCTCGTGCGCACCTGCGACCCCGAGTACTACAAGTGGGGCCAGTGGATGTTCCTCAAGATGTGGGAGAAGGGCCTGGCCTACCGCGCCACCTCTCCGGTCAACTGGTGCCCCTCGTGCAACACGGTGCTCGCTAACGAGCAGGTCGTCGAGGGCCGCTGCTGGCGCTGCGGCTCCGTGCCCGAGAAGCGCGAGCTGTCCCAGTGGTACCTCAAGATCACCGACTACGCCCAGGAGCTGCTCGACGACCTCGACAAGCTCACCGGCTGGCCCGAGAACGTCAAGGCCCAGCAGCGCAACTGGATCGGCCGCTCCGAGGGTGCCGAGATCGACTTCACGCTTGCCGACACTGATGGCGTGACGCCCACGGACCGCAAGATCACCGTCTTCACGACGCGCGCCGACACGCTGTTCGGCGTGAGCTTCTTCCTGCTGCCGCCCGAGAGCCCGCTTGCCGCCGAGCTCGTGGCCGGTACCGAGCACGAGGCCGCGTTCAAGGAGCTCAAGGAGGCCACCGAGAAGGTCTCGAGCGTCGACCGCCAGGGCTCTGCCCGCGAGAAGCACGGCGTGTTCACCGGCCGCTACGTCATCAACCCCATCAACGGCCGCCCCGCTCCCATCTGGATCGCCGACTACGTCCTCATGGACTACGGCACGGGCGCCGTCATGGGCGTGCCCTGCGGCGACCAGCGCGACTTCGACTTCGCCAAGAAGTACGGCCTGGAGATCGCCCCGATCATCTGCGAGAAGGATGACCCGCTCTACGACGAGCTCAAGGACGAGCGCGAGCTCAAGGTCACGAGCGTCGACTGGGGCCACGCCATGGTGGCCGAGGGCTACCTCGTGCAGTCCGGCGAGTTCACCGGCCTCAAGGGCGGCAAGCACTCCGAGGCCGTCGACGCCATCATCGGCTGGCTCTCCGAGCGTGGCCTTGGCCGCAAGAAGGTCCAGTTCCGTCTGCGCGACTGGCTCATCAGCCGCCAGCGCTACTGGGGCAACCCCATCCCGATGATTCACTGCGACTGCTGCGGCGACGTGCCGGTTCCCTATGACCAGCTGCCCGTGACGCTTCCCGACAACCTCGACCTGGGCGCCGGCGAGACGCTCGCCGAGTACGCGCCCTTCTACGAGACCACGTGCCCCAAGTGCGGCAAGCCCGCCCGCCGCATCACGGACACGATGGACACGTTCACCTGCTCGAGCTGGTACTACCTGCGCTACTGCGACCCCCACAACGACAAGCTGCCGTTCTCCAAGCAGGCCGTGGACCGTTGGATGCCCGTCGACAACTACATCGGCGGCATCGAGCACGCGATTCTGCACCTGCTCTACAGCCGTTTCTGGACCAAGGTCCTTCGTGACCTCGGCATGATCGACGCCGACGAGCCCTTCACCAACCTGCTGTGCCAGGGCATGGTCAAGGACGAGCACGGCGACACCATGTCCAAGTCCAAGGGCAACGTCGTGCCGCCCTCGAGTGTCATCGAGCCCTACGGCGCAGACACCATGCGCCTCGTCATCCTGTTCATCGCCCCGCCCGAGAAGGACTTCGACTGGGACGAGAAGGCCGTCGCCGGCGCCAACCGCTTCATCAAGCGAGCCTGGTCCATCGTCTGGCAGCTGGCGCTTGGCGCCAAGCCGGGCGACCTTGACGCGCAGAAGCTTGACGGTCAGGCCGGCGAGCTGTTCCGCACGCTGAACGGCCTGGGCGCCCGCTGCACGGCCGACTACGACCGCGGCCAGTTCAACACGGCCATCTCCGCCGTCATGGAGATCGTGAACGCCGCGAGCAAGTACCTCAACGAGACGCCCGAGGACGCCCGCGTCCCCGAGCTCGACTTCCGCGTGGCCCACGACGTCGTGGCCATTCTCGCCCCCATCTGCCCGCACTGGGCCGAGGAGCTCTACCACGAGGCGCTCCACCTCGAGGGATCGGTCTACAACGAGCCGTGGCCCGAGTTCGACCCCGAGCTCGCCAAGGCTGACACGGTCGAGATCGCGGTGCAGCTCATGGGCAAGGTCCGCGGCCACGCCACCATCGCCGCCGACGCCAGCCGCGAGGATGCCGAGAAGGCCGCGCTTGCCGCCATCGCCGAGCAGCTCGAGGGCAAGACGGTCCGCAAGGTCATCGTCGTTCCCGGCAAGCTCGTGAACGTCGTCGCCAACTAG
- the infB gene encoding translation initiation factor IF-2, with protein MAKTRVHDLAKEFGMTSKEMLGHLADMMIPAKSASSALEDAYVMVVRKKMAPILEARAAEIEAAKKAEEEARAKAEAEERARAEAERVEAEKRREVERARAEAERKKAEEARKKAEAERAEAERKRKEEEEKNRVRDNAPKSVPSMTSLLDQIAQQEKILKAQREEAAAKKAEQAPSGRGRRGNGSSRSQRANASANDSTPVSPEKAAKASRGKHKGHHESEGEDRYSRMAKAAEEYNRERVLEEARASVEEASRESAGRRKKRKERRQKQAEQAAKEQAIEEAIANDQNVAEIGMVKVPTGSTVAELAELLGVPASDIVKRLFLLGSPLTLTQSMSDELIELVADDLGREVKVMTKEEENSFTFYDDPADLLPRAPVVTVMGHVDHGKTSLLDAIRHTGVAEGEAGGITQAIGASQVKIGDRTITFIDTPGHETFTAMRARGAKVTDIVILIVAADDGVMPQTVESINHAKAAGVPIIVAVNKIDKPGANPDKVRQELTEYGIIPEEWGGQNMFVNISAKKKIGIDELLETVILQADVLELKANPNTFASGNVLEAKLDRGRGSVATVLVTRGTLRIGDAIVAGMSYGRVRAMLDPKGRPVKEAKPSDPVEILGLQSVPAAGDEFRVFTDEREARSLAEQRALKARIEEQNRVKHVTLETLFSTMEDAEVKELNLVIKADVQGSIEALQDSLDKMDQSEVRINTIHSAVGAITETDVTLADASNAIIIGFGVRPDAKARAAAEHQGVEIRTYSVIYKAIEDIDAARIGMLKPTEEEHQTGSAEVCDTFKVPKVGIAAGCMITEGEISRDDNVRLVRDGIVVFDGKIASLRRYKDDVKSVKAGFECGIGLENYQDIKPGDVIEGYKIVEVARTE; from the coding sequence ATGGCAAAGACTCGCGTACATGACCTTGCCAAGGAATTTGGCATGACGAGCAAGGAGATGCTCGGTCACCTGGCCGACATGATGATTCCGGCGAAGTCCGCCTCGAGCGCCCTCGAGGACGCCTACGTTATGGTCGTCCGCAAGAAGATGGCCCCGATTCTCGAGGCCCGCGCCGCAGAGATCGAGGCCGCCAAGAAGGCCGAGGAGGAGGCCCGCGCCAAGGCGGAGGCCGAGGAGCGCGCCCGCGCCGAGGCAGAGCGCGTCGAGGCCGAGAAGCGCCGCGAGGTCGAGCGCGCCCGCGCCGAGGCCGAGCGCAAGAAGGCCGAGGAGGCCCGCAAGAAGGCCGAGGCCGAGCGTGCCGAGGCCGAGCGCAAGCGCAAGGAAGAGGAGGAGAAGAACCGTGTGCGCGACAACGCGCCCAAGTCTGTCCCCTCCATGACGAGCCTGCTTGACCAGATCGCCCAGCAGGAGAAGATCCTCAAGGCCCAGCGCGAGGAGGCCGCCGCCAAGAAGGCCGAGCAGGCCCCCAGCGGCCGTGGTCGCCGCGGCAACGGCTCCTCTCGCTCCCAGCGCGCCAACGCCTCCGCCAACGACTCCACGCCCGTAAGCCCCGAGAAGGCCGCCAAGGCCTCTCGCGGCAAGCACAAGGGCCACCACGAGTCCGAGGGCGAGGACCGCTACAGCCGCATGGCGAAGGCCGCCGAGGAGTACAACCGCGAGCGCGTGCTCGAGGAGGCCCGCGCCAGCGTCGAGGAGGCCTCCCGCGAGTCCGCCGGTCGCCGCAAGAAGCGCAAGGAGCGCCGCCAGAAGCAGGCCGAGCAGGCCGCCAAGGAGCAGGCGATCGAGGAGGCCATCGCCAACGACCAGAACGTGGCCGAGATTGGCATGGTCAAGGTTCCCACCGGCTCCACCGTCGCCGAGCTCGCCGAGCTTCTCGGCGTGCCTGCCTCCGACATCGTCAAGCGCCTGTTCCTGCTTGGCAGCCCGCTGACGCTCACGCAGTCCATGTCCGACGAGCTCATCGAGCTTGTCGCCGATGACCTGGGCCGCGAGGTCAAGGTCATGACCAAGGAGGAGGAGAACTCCTTCACGTTCTACGACGACCCGGCAGATCTTTTGCCGCGTGCCCCGGTCGTGACCGTCATGGGCCACGTCGACCACGGCAAGACGTCTTTGCTCGACGCCATCCGCCACACCGGCGTGGCGGAGGGCGAGGCCGGCGGCATCACGCAGGCCATCGGCGCCTCCCAGGTCAAGATCGGTGACCGCACCATCACGTTCATCGACACGCCTGGTCACGAGACGTTCACGGCCATGCGTGCCCGCGGCGCCAAGGTGACCGACATCGTCATCCTGATCGTCGCCGCCGACGACGGCGTCATGCCGCAGACGGTCGAGTCCATCAACCACGCCAAGGCCGCCGGCGTGCCCATCATCGTGGCCGTCAACAAGATCGACAAGCCCGGCGCCAACCCCGACAAGGTGCGCCAGGAGCTCACCGAGTACGGCATCATCCCGGAGGAGTGGGGCGGACAGAACATGTTCGTCAACATCTCCGCCAAGAAGAAGATCGGCATCGACGAGCTGCTCGAGACTGTCATCCTCCAGGCCGACGTCCTTGAGCTCAAGGCCAACCCCAACACGTTCGCTTCCGGCAACGTCCTCGAGGCCAAGCTCGACCGCGGCCGCGGCTCGGTCGCCACGGTCCTCGTCACGCGCGGCACGCTGCGCATTGGCGACGCCATCGTGGCCGGCATGTCCTATGGCCGCGTTCGCGCCATGCTCGACCCGAAGGGTCGTCCGGTCAAGGAGGCCAAGCCCTCCGACCCGGTGGAGATCCTGGGCCTGCAGAGCGTGCCCGCCGCCGGCGACGAGTTCCGCGTCTTCACCGACGAGCGCGAGGCGCGTTCGCTGGCCGAGCAGCGCGCGCTCAAGGCCCGCATCGAGGAGCAGAACCGCGTGAAGCACGTCACGCTCGAGACCCTGTTCTCCACGATGGAGGATGCCGAGGTCAAGGAGCTCAACCTCGTCATCAAGGCCGACGTCCAGGGCTCCATCGAGGCCCTTCAGGACTCGCTGGACAAGATGGACCAGTCCGAGGTGCGCATCAACACGATCCACTCCGCCGTTGGTGCCATCACCGAGACCGACGTCACGCTCGCCGACGCCTCCAACGCCATCATCATCGGCTTCGGCGTGCGCCCCGACGCCAAGGCACGTGCGGCCGCTGAGCACCAGGGCGTCGAGATTCGTACGTACAGCGTCATCTACAAGGCCATCGAGGACATCGACGCCGCCCGCATCGGCATGCTCAAGCCCACCGAGGAGGAGCACCAGACGGGCTCGGCCGAGGTCTGCGACACGTTCAAGGTCCCCAAGGTCGGCATCGCCGCTGGCTGCATGATTACCGAGGGCGAGATCAGCCGCGACGACAACGTTCGCCTCGTGCGCGACGGCATCGTCGTGTTCGATGGCAAGATCGCGTCGCTGCGTCGCTACAAGGACGACGTCAAGAGCGTCAAGGCCGGCTTCGAGTGCGGCATCGGCCTCGAGAACTACCAGGACATCAAGCCTGGAGACGTCATCGAGGGGTACAAGATCGTCGAGGTCGCTCGTACCGAGTAG
- the rbfA gene encoding 30S ribosome-binding factor RbfA, whose product MKQNANSRRSGEIAREKLASILLFEVADPDLDLVTLTGCEVSVDRSFVRAYVTCEPERYESVMAALERAKGRIRSLLGRALGWRVTPELAFSIDTSTDEAERIARALENRPPTIDVVKDEFGYPVSEASEDAGEDDESTEAE is encoded by the coding sequence ATGAAGCAGAACGCAAATTCGCGCCGCTCCGGCGAGATTGCCCGCGAGAAGCTCGCGAGCATCCTTTTGTTCGAGGTCGCCGACCCCGACCTCGACCTCGTGACGCTCACGGGCTGCGAGGTCTCCGTCGACCGCTCGTTCGTGCGCGCCTACGTCACGTGCGAGCCCGAGCGCTACGAGTCGGTCATGGCCGCGCTCGAGCGCGCCAAGGGCCGCATCCGCTCGCTTCTCGGCCGCGCGCTTGGCTGGCGCGTGACGCCCGAGCTCGCCTTCTCCATCGACACCTCGACGGACGAGGCCGAGCGAATCGCCCGCGCCCTCGAGAACAGGCCGCCCACCATCGACGTCGTGAAGGACGAGTTTGGCTACCCCGTCTCCGAGGCAAGCGAGGATGCTGGCGAGGACGACGAGTCGACAGAGGCGGAATAG